A stretch of the Hippocampus zosterae strain Florida chromosome 16, ASM2543408v3, whole genome shotgun sequence genome encodes the following:
- the LOC127588037 gene encoding LOW QUALITY PROTEIN: thioredoxin domain-containing protein 15-like (The sequence of the model RefSeq protein was modified relative to this genomic sequence to represent the inferred CDS: substituted 1 base at 1 genomic stop codon), which translates to MSRTVSATTFKLSSMLLFVWVLSFRPATSQGNLAASHEKRXWPSIIYHDPLNPEGVPELAEGEDPTFLKRQFKTAEMADAVMGSEAAIDPSDMESLFPKNVQDARSGFSPPCDDGAECPPAEDEDAEMSQQVTLEMVHAPAAEEKNAEAAKTFKVNCDQRNVSSVDTLAVNVLNASQDLMEFLSVNGSECSVVLFFTAWCQFSAGLAPHFNALPRVFPAMHFLALDASTHSSLSTRFGTVAVPNILLFQGAKPMARFNHSERTLDTLASFITNQTGLEAGPERNVTAADHLGPLAGVPVAGVDWLLVFSVLFIASFTAYGILRADSIRWLIPGHEHEHQD; encoded by the exons ATGTCGAGGACTGTTTCGGCGACGACTTTTAAACTGTCTTCAATGTTATTGTTCGTTTGGGTGTTGAGCTTTCGGCCGGCGACATCGCAGGGTAA CCTTGCCGCGAGTCATGAAAAGCGATGATGGCCAAGCATTATTTACCATGACCCTTTAAACCCAGAGGGCGTCCCTGAACTTGCGGAGGGCGAGGATCCGACGTTCCTCAAGCGTCAGTTCAAAACGGCCGAGATGGCCGATGCCGTGATGGGTAGCGAGGCCGCCATCGACCCGTCCGACATGGAGTCTCTCTTCCCCAAGAACGTCCAAGACGCCCGGTCGGGCTTCTCGCCGCCTTGTGACGACGGTGCAGAGTGTCCCCCCGCCGAGGACGAAGATGCCGAGATGTCTCAGCAG GTGACATTGGAAATGGTCCACGCTCCCGCCGCCGAGGAGAAGAACGCAGAGGCCGCCAAGACCTTCAAGGTCAACTGCGACCAGAGAAACGTCAGCAGCGTGGACACCTTGGCCGTTAACGTCCTCAACGCATCGCAG GACCTGATGGAGTTCTTGAGCGTCAATGGCAGCGAGTGCTCCGTGGTGCTCTTCTTCACGGCCTGGTGCCAATTCTCGGCCGGCCTGGCGCCGCACTTCAACGCGTTGCCTCGGGTCTTTCCTGCCATGCACTTCCTGGCCCTGGACGCCTCAACGCACAGCAG CCTATCGACGCGTTTCGGGACGGTGGCGGTGCCCAACATCCTCCTCTTCCAAGGGGCCAAACCCATGGCTCGCTTCAACCACTCCGAGAGAACCCTGGACACGCTGGCCTCCTTCATTACCAACCAGACGG GGTTGGAGGCGGGGCCGGAGAGAAACGTGACGGCGGCCGACCACCTGGGCCCGCTGGCCGGCGTGCCTGTCGCGGGTGTCGATTGGCTGCTGGTCTTCTCCGTGCTCTTCATCGCCAGCTTCACCGCCTACGGGATCCTCCGCGCCGACAGCATCCGCTGGCTCATCCCGGGACATGAGCACGAACATCAGGACTGA